The following is a genomic window from Artemia franciscana chromosome 4, ASM3288406v1, whole genome shotgun sequence.
aattcaaattcaagatAAAGATTAAAGACAAATCGATATTTGCTTAGGTTGTATACCTGAATTCTTCTTGTCTTTCGATTGCACCTCGATTTGAGATTGTAGTTTTGCAAGTTCCAGATGTTGTCTTTCTGCAAATGAGCACATTAAGCCCAAATGATGACGTGTTGATTCTTCTTCATGTTTTTCAATTGTATGTTGCGTCCCCTAAAAATGCAAATGGTTCAACCAAAAAATGCAAGCAAGACTTCAATTCAATTTCAATATTATGAcaataatttctaaaaaaagatCACCAATAAAAATCACTTAAAAGACTTCCCCCTACTGTAGtgagtaaataaaatttttaatgagtCATAAAACTTAGCAGTAAGAAGAGAGGGTACCTTTTAAACGAATTCCGAATGTAATAATTGCTACTATCACAAATTTCCCCCAGCCAACCCCCTGCCTCCTAATGGCACCGTATATAAGATTAGGCAGCAACCACAATCAGCTAATTTACTATCTTTCTCTTGATGGCGAGGAAAGAGTTATACAGTTATCGTTCAATGAGCTATGATCTCTAGCTCAGGACCACCCAATGTGGTGGTCAACCATTCCTGTCATATGCCTCCCTCAGGACCACCCAATGTGGTGGTCAACCATTCCTGTCATATGCCTCCCTAGTACGAGGCAGATCTAACTCTATTTAAGTAGGTAATTTACCATAATTTGTTTTGGATTGGCTGAATTTGGCCTGATACACAACTATTGATGAGCCCAAAccgaaaatatacaatttttattaaaaacatttctaaGGACTTAATTCTTTACAGAGAGCAAGTTACAGCCTTTAGAGAAGTTTTCTTCAAAGTAAAAccttgaaaaaggtttttgttgggggggggatcttacaaaaaaactttgggacgtatgaaaacaaaaaaggaaataataaatgaaaaagcaaaaatcaaataagtgaaaaaatgaggattttttagcctgtagcaaaatatgaaaaacaagcaaatatttcgacaaggacctccaccaagtcatcctcagtgctaaaaaaaataagaaagaggaaaaagaaaaaaaagaaacaaagaagaaacaaaaacaaaatctaaccttatTAAATGAATGGtaggagaggaaaaaagacactcaAAGGGTGTCTTTTAAACAAGTATAGTTTAATTTAGAATGTTCTCTCTTTTATTAGACCAACTGCTTTAAACTCTTGTACATTCTGCGAGGGGATGATTGAGAATAAGATCTTCTCATTGATACTATGCATCTCGAGCAAGTTCCTCAAAATTTAATGACACAATATGGGACCGCTATCCAGATCTTCAGTAGTTAGTCAAACAAATAATCAACAACTGTCACAAATCACAAAAAggctttctttttgcttttcacGTTTGGAATCGGGTTCTTGCTTGAAACTATCATCCACTGCCCACACACAACTTAAGGCCCAACTGGGACAACTGGCCCAAGCAATTTAGAGTTTGTTGGTTATCAGAAAGGGCTTATAAGTAGCTTAACGGTAATTTTAGTAGGGAAAATAAGAAGGAAGAGAAAACcaatttaaattagaaaaccAAATTAGAAGAAAACCAAACcaattagaagaagaaaaaacaatctgGAAATTTTACATTTCATTTAGATTTAAGttagattaaattagattaaTATTACAAAGTCTGAAGTGTGTGAGAACTACATTTGTGTCTGCATCTACATTACCTTGAATTCACATTCGACTTTTTCAAAGCTGCAGTTCACAGTCAAAGCTGAGCATGACTCTTTAATATGAGTTTCTATACCTTCTTTAGTGAGGCCTGCAGTTCCACAGCCATGGGGACAAGCAATGGAAGTAAGAGGGTGTTTTCCATtgtcctaaaaataaaaaagtttacaaAGGTGTCTTTAGATGTAAAAAAATGTGTTCAATAGACCTTTTCCAGTTATGGATGTGAACATtgtcaaaaaaaatctttgattaacaatatttaaaatatatttttccctttGCTACAGGAGACAATATAATTAGACATTATATCACCATTATGGTAAGAcataaagtaaatttaaaacaaattatctgtttctaaaataaaatttttcgttTACATAACTttgaaactaaatattaaattaaaatacaaacttAAAAACTGCCTCTACTTTCTGTTattgaatttgaataaaacagTCTGAAAATCAACCTCAATTTCTACTATATATACCCTTTCTTAGAACCATCTAAATAACAAGCAAATAAGCTAATTTGTCAAATAGTGCAAGTTATTAGCATTCTAGTGTAACCATTTAAGTTGTAGAGCATTGTTGAGAACTCAGGTTCAGCTCTAAGACAAGGTCTGTGGTTGACTGACCTTAGAAACATACAGGAATATAGAattgtttcatttaatttagaGAACGTctgcaaagaaataaaaatcaataaagtcTATTTCACGAAGTTAGGTACTATAAAAGCCTATTCAAAATCTTAAAATCATTTCAATGCAGTTTAGATactcataaaaaatatttttagtccGTCTAAGACACTATTTATTGattaccaaaaactaaaacaaatgttGGTGAATTTTACAAACATTATAAAGAACAcatgagaaaatttgaaaatttagcaAGGATTAAGGCCAAAAGATAGTGGcaattttcttcgaaaaactattttttttttatctatttcgaATGACTGAATGTTTAATAATAACACATCTAAATAGTTAATGTACTTGAAAATAGTCTTATTCAGTCGAAATCGAAGTAAAACCTgattattttcaaggaaaattaacgaaaaaattaatagaattatGGCCTaacaacaacaaagagagagaaaaaataactcACTGGGATTTCTTTTGAGCTACCTAATGGGTCGTCAGTTGCCACAGTCTGTTTGTTTAAACATTCTGATGCAGCTATTAATAGAATGTTGTCAGTATGCTCTTGCAACGCATCCATGGAAATAGGGGACTCCACTGTGCCTTGATGTTCAACATGAAGTATATCAGTAACAAGGGTGTCTTGAATAAATTCAGGGGTAACAACTGGCTCATCCATGCGTTTCCGTGGGCTTGCTTTTGCAACAAATTCTATAGTACCACCTGGTTTTTCAGGAGACGAACAAGAGAATATGTTGAGCTGGGCAGGAGGTTTCTGCAGTTCAAGCAGTCCATTGGTGTTTGAATAAGAGCCACATCcaacaaagttttgattttctgTTGAAACATTGGCAGTCTTGACTGTATTCTCCTCTATATTTGCAGCCAGAACAGGGTTTTTAACCAGAAttgcaacaaatttttcaagtttttcctcTATTTTATCTAATTGGGCAGCCGACCTCTCAAAAAGGTCTCTTTTAAACTGAAATAGAGAAACAATTCTTAAGGAAAAATAACACATAGCAGCCATACATATTAAATTAGGAAAGATcctttaataagaataaatagaaaaatcttaATGCGTGACATCCTACCAATGCAGTCATTAAAATATGTCTACCCATTACTTAAGAAATATCCATTAGAAACCAGGGCATCTactttttgagggggggggcagaatcaaattatttaatatttttgccaaGAGTAGAAAAATATGCTTTTAGAAGCGAGCCATATCCAAAAACCAACTTCTTCACCATCTTCCAATTCACTGCGTATTTGCCTGAATAGAAACTTGAATGATatctgtttttagtttaaaagcACGTTGATACAAAatgttataatttttacaaaatgtatgtaaaaatgtaaaaataaaaaaaatgttaacaaaatgtaaatgtaaaaataacaaaatgttatacaaaatgtttaaaacagcttttcttttccctttttaagaatcttcTACAAGCAACTTAAATCCTTATTGTTTGCTGCAAAGATTTGCCAGAAATCCATTCCAGTAGACCTTCAGATGAGTCATTTAGCCAGCAGTTGTTAATTTAGAGTTGggttcaattaaaatattgtgtctgaaaatttttgatgcaGTTTTACTGCATTAGcttgcttttctttttggatCATGATTatcattaaaatcataaatgaattttttgaagatgtattgtaaatttaattctttattcACGATAATCCTTCTTCCGAGTGAGTCCTATCCAAAAAATCTCTTTGTTTATCTAAAcactaattttagaaaagttaaaattttaaagtataaaTTTGTGCTGTTTATAAAAAGATGGTGAAAACAATGCTCCGTGTAcaaaatctttatatatatcAGCAAAAAATAGCTCCTTACAGTCTAGGACTGTAGTGAATGATTATTGAATATTGggagaaaaactttgttttggcTGGGACAATCTTTTGTTTTCGTCCTAGAAAAAGCGTCTGTGCGGTCAATTCTAACGTACAATTTTATGCAACTAACCATTTGACAAGACCAATCAAAGCAGCTAGGACAAAAAGCATTGAAAAACGCATGCATtgataataaacaaaatgaagaaaaaaaattttacttgtaaaaGATTCGCGAAAGTGACAATTACAACTGGCCAataacaaaagtgaagaaaaaaaatatgaagttgcGGGTTGTCAAGAGGGTGTAATTAGGAATGACAAACTATTTTAATTTGGAGCTTTCAGAAAATAATAGGCGAAatgatcaattgacaaaaaaggtAATACTTGCACGctacaactaccactactactacaaattATAATCCAACCAAGCAAAACAAATCACGTACATTCTTAACCATTCTAGATACAGGAGACTTTGAAATGCCAGTTGACAAAATactgtcaaatttaattttaatttcaaattagtCAATTTTCTCAGAACGTTTTAACTCGttgaaatagataaaaaaagcaAGGACATTCGTTCTTAAtcttctagtaaaaaaaaaataaaacaaaagaaaaaaaatgagtatttACTATAAGACCCCCAGGGACAATTGTTAAAACAATTTTGGTCTTATTAAGTTGTGCTTATTACAAATTGACTGcctttttagaataaattagaCTGAGTGCAACATTTTAAACTCCTCTGATTATTTCAAAGGCTTTGAACGAACTTCCACTTTTCTAATTTACTTGATTTGAAAGACTCAACTTTTCAAGTTCAAATTTACTAAATGGATTTACTAATTATTTCTACgcctaaaaaattgaagatgaTTGGTTTAAATTTAAGGTCATTGTTTTATATTCCAATCATTAGAATCGTCTTATTACAATAGCTCTTGCAAAAATAACTCTTACgtacacatgaataattaaaagataCAATAGCCATTCGATTGttgaaatttgattaaaataatatatttaaaattaaaaatctggCTAGATCCAAATCTAATCAACTCAAACAAAACAATTTAAGTGAGCCCCGTTTTTTCCGCTTTGTGTTAAactatgtttttatttagagcacaattttaatccaaatgcGAAACCCTAAATTCAGGTATTATAATATTTAACACATGTCTATTTCTTACCGTATTTTAGTCCTTAAATTTTTGGCCACCTCTACAAGTGTCACCATCATCTTCTGTTGCCAAACAGTGTTGTTAACTTTATCTTATAAGATAACTTTATGTTATGATTTTATGTTATGATTGTTATGATTTTGATGATGTTATGGTTGATATGATGTTATGATGATGATATGATTGCtatgatggtatgattttagaTTTTCTGAACAATGAGTAATTGGCTTTACATCAACTTTAGATGTCCGTATCATAAAGTCAGTTCTAGATCGAGAAACATGAGAGCTTAACAATTCGGGGTGACATTAAAAAACATTGTCAAAGTTAGATATTCGAGCATTTGCAAAAAAGATATGATTTTCTAttgcaaaaatataacaagctataatttttattttaatgtattcgcactttttttatttaaaagccAATTGTGAAGCATTTTAAATTAGTCCAACGAGAAACCAAAAACAATATCTTACAGTTGAAAAACCGATCTTACAATATCTTACAATTGAATACTTGAATGACCAAATTGTACAATATTGGACTTAACTTGTGAAGAACTATTATACGGAGTAGGGTATCCCTAAGAACCTATCTGATGATTCGTAAATAACAGGGTCCAACTTATAAATTAATacagaaacaagagctaaaagctcatgtggcacttgtgccgaggttggaagagccaaaagctcatatggcatgctCTCTATTAAAATTCTAAGGATcattagattgatttaaaaatcagaggcttaatggtggtcaggatttaaaataagagctctgaggcacgagatccttctaaacatcaaaattcattaagatccgatcacccgtttgtaagttaataatacctcactttttctagtttttcgtctcccttcagcccccccccccagatggtcgaattggaaaaaaagactgttatcaagtcaatttgtgtaggtccctgacacacctaccaatttccatgGTCCTAGCAGGTCCAGAAAAACCGAACCCGCCAAAGTAATGgacaccccaaactcccccaaagagagtggatccagtctggttacatTAATCACTTATTTAAGACATGTGGTTAATCTTCCCGATAAATTTTATGCCAAtctctcccctctaagcgttttccaagatttatggtttccctctccaactcccccctatgtcaccagatatggtcgagatttaaaataagaaaataaaatttaaaatttcattaagacccggtCAACCATTCGTACGTTAagaataccttaatttttctaatttttaagaattaacacccctccccccgccaactcccccaaagagagcagattcagtccagttatgtcgATCAAGTATCTAGGAGTTGCGCTTAAtcgtcccaccaagtttcatctcaatctctcaactctaagtgttttctaagatttcccgtCTCTCCCGCCAACTCCCACAATATCACCGGATATGGTCagcatttgaaataagagctctaaaacacaaggtccttctaaatatcaaatttcattaagatccaatcacccattcgtaacttaaaaataccgcattttttcaatttttcctctccttccAGCCTCTCAGACATTCAATTCGGGGAAaggactgttatcaagtcaatttgacGAAGTTCCAGCTAAGCTTATCAATTTTGATCTTCCTAGCAAGCTtaaaagcaccgaactcgccaaagcactgaaaatccccccttgactccctcaaagagagcaaataaggtccggttatttcaatcacgtatctgggacttgtgcttattcttcctgcCAAGTCTCACaacgatttctccactctaagtgttttccaagatttccagtttccccctccaactcccccaaatgttggaattcaaaataagagttctgaagtacgagatccttctaaattttaaatttcagtaagatacaatcacccgttcgtaagctaaaatacctcgttttctctaatttttccgaattaaccatccttccactcccccctcccaggTAGTTAAATCGGAGAagagactatttttaatttaatttggtctgacACCTAACACGCCTGCTaaatctcatcgtcctagcttaccttgaagtgcccgaactagtaAAACTGGaaccgaccgacagacagactgacagaaactgcgatcgctatatgccacttggtaaataccaagtgccataaaaatagatattaaaagtagactAGTGGTATTTCAGGTCATATGTCCTTAGCAGACTGATGCCAACAAAATTTCATAAAGCTAAaacatatttaatatttttaatttaatagaatTTGATGGATCAATCACTAATTAAATCAATCACtaattaaaagcaaaatctGTTTACTTACAGCTGTGTCACTCTCCATTACGTCCTCAATGCCtataactgtatttattaaatttatgaaaatgcTACTTCAAAAATTTCATACTTTAAAATtccaaactttcaaaaattattctaatgatACAATAAACAAGTAAAGGAAAATGAATTcaagaattttaataataaatgaaaatccaAAGAAAATGGGAGAGGTGCTGACCATTTTGATTACAGAACGAACATGTGCAACATACCATAAATAGATTCTTAAGTATCAGAAAAACACCCAAATCAGGATCAGAGGTGAAAAGGTAGGACAGGCGAGACCTATTTTTACAAGACAACATATCGAAAGATACAATAAAATATGTTCGTCAGTTCTTAGTGCCCAGAGAGGCTAAAACAATGTATTTgcccttttttttacaagaattttttttcagctggcaAAAGAAAATTCAGCTCCTATCAAAAGGTATCTGAAACCTGAAGGGAATGAATCATAAACTTAAATCTGCTACTACTCCATATCCCCTTTCTGATGTTTAGAGTAGAAGATCCCAGAACCACTTTCTTAAAATTGCCCTtccttttctaaaaattatagaCATTACTATTAACTGTCTTAAGAAAGAGCTATGTGCGGGCCATGTACACAATAGAAATGGTAGCAGGACCATGCATAGAATAGGTCGTCACAAAAATGTGTATGGTGTTGGGCATGGATACgattgaaaaatcaaatttcaaaggTCTTTCCTTAAGGATCGAAAGTGATTGGGAAAAGCCATCTCTTCTCCTGTACCATTTTATGCTACTAAATTCTCCacctgattcttttttttagtataaaaaaaaggaagacgaTTTTACTCACTGCTTCCATGTATTCTAGGAACCACTTTGGTGGAGTATTTAAAAGAGTAGGGTTTCCAAACGCTGTCTGCATTGTTCCACATGTAACTCCAGCCTCCGTCTCTTGAGTGTCAACAAAACGTAGCCAATTAGCCTGATCTGTGCTATCTTGaagctttttagttttaaatcggatctaaaaataagcaataaaaaaggaaaaaaacaccgATTTGCAAATTTGACTGacggatttgaaataaattcatttgaatttaaaataagattgtttttgtagttttccaAGCAAAATCCATCCTCGATTAAATTAACAATAAGAGGTAGATAAATACAATGGAATACATTGacaagaatttatatttttgggaGGGGTTTCAGTTAAATATGATGAATATTACTTTTGAACGCTTGATTTTGCAAACTTCATAACTATCCAAAATTTTAGTCTTCGAGGAATTAATCTAAACGGAAGTTGAAAGCTGTCAAAATCGTCCGCGAGGTTATTTTCCcaacttcaaatattttttttatatagttat
Proteins encoded in this region:
- the LOC136026434 gene encoding uncharacterized protein LOC136026434 isoform X1, which gives rise to MGDNNRKQFTVDDAPTVFETLRREKDSKITQKIPSPTAKAFSKSILPHRLRDKSHDLWLHPSVKFLSDSVGDDVVLPTTQNSGSNEGHVEVHSINTTESSDVIQEIRFKTKKLQDSTDQANWLRFVDTQETEAGVTCGTMQTAFGNPTLLNTPPKWFLEYMEAFKRDLFERSAAQLDKIEEKLEKFVAILVKNPVLAANIEENTVKTANVSTENQNFVGCGSYSNTNGLLELQKPPAQLNIFSCSSPEKPGGTIEFVAKASPRKRMDEPVVTPEFIQDTLVTDILHVEHQGTVESPISMDALQEHTDNILLIAASECLNKQTVATDDPLGSSKEIPDNGKHPLTSIACPHGCGTAGLTKEGIETHIKESCSALTVNCSFEKVECEFKGTQHTIEKHEEESTRHHLGLMCSFAERQHLELAKLQSQIEVQSKDKKNSGMFVGVYHSQDHERQCFLEGINEFQLNHLGFKLSQIIPRGKIEHLPIKRKFLVQGMTALQLMSFFKKEYEAKIVANSSNLHRVTSWTLECLEICVDEA
- the LOC136026434 gene encoding uncharacterized protein LOC136026434 isoform X3, which encodes MGDNNRKQFTVDDAPTVFETLRREKDSKIRFKTKKLQDSTDQANWLRFVDTQETEAGVTCGTMQTAFGNPTLLNTPPKWFLEYMEAFKRDLFERSAAQLDKIEEKLEKFVAILVKNPVLAANIEENTVKTANVSTENQNFVGCGSYSNTNGLLELQKPPAQLNIFSCSSPEKPGGTIEFVAKASPRKRMDEPVVTPEFIQDTLVTDILHVEHQGTVESPISMDALQEHTDNILLIAASECLNKQTVATDDPLGSSKEIPDNGKHPLTSIACPHGCGTAGLTKEGIETHIKESCSALTVNCSFEKVECEFKGTQHTIEKHEEESTRHHLGLMCSFAERQHLELAKLQSQIEVQSKDKKNSGMFVGVYHSQDHERQCFLEGINEFQLNHLGFKLSQIIPRGKIEHLPIKRKFLVQGMTALQLMSFFKKEYEAKIVANSSNLHRVTSWTLECLEICVDEA
- the LOC136026434 gene encoding uncharacterized protein LOC136026434 isoform X2; translated protein: MGDNNRKQFTVDDAPTVFETLRREKDSKITQKIPSPTAKAFSKSILPHRLRDKSHDLWLHPSVKFLSDSVGDDVVLPTTQNSGSNEGHVEVHSINTTESSDVIQEIRFKTKKLQDSTDQANWLRFVDTQETEAGVTCGTMQTAFGNPTLLNTPPKWFLEYMEAFKRDLFERSAAQLDKIEEKLEKFVAILVKNPVLAANIEENTVKTANVSTENQNFVGCGSYSNTNGLLELQKPPAQLNIFSCSSPEKPGGTIEFVAKASPRKRMDEPVVTPEFIQDTLVTDILHVEHQGTVESPISMDALQEHTDNILLIAASECLNKQTVATDDPLGSSKEIPDNGKHPLTSIACPHGCGTAGLTKEGIETHIKESCSALTVNCSFEKVECEFKGTQHTIEKHEEESTRHHLGLMCSFAERQHLELAKLQSQIEVQSKDKKNSASYIQLLRWQCLQCINLQSPSMLSALPALSSSSVNMLSCSRSFTVYRALSRNFSTSNLVLLLQDFLSVFSFNWHFLITLM